One window of the Enterobacter huaxiensis genome contains the following:
- the pgaD gene encoding poly-beta-1,6-N-acetyl-D-glucosamine biosynthesis protein PgaD, translating to MNENTLILTEHRLLPRLFDAALTLVAWGGFLFFLYARLWMQLTDESDHRWGVIIASFNTVLIYLLFAALNGWLLILWYQYNRRRAHVRRRQPGYFHQEELARSFNVSPQIISEMSQYNLLTVYHDQIGRIIDLKVSEQQEEEEQ from the coding sequence ATGAACGAAAATACCTTAATTTTGACCGAGCATCGGCTATTGCCACGTCTTTTCGATGCCGCGTTAACGCTGGTGGCCTGGGGAGGATTTCTGTTTTTCCTGTATGCCCGGCTCTGGATGCAGCTAACCGATGAGAGCGACCACCGCTGGGGCGTGATTATCGCGTCCTTTAATACGGTATTGATCTATTTACTGTTCGCCGCGCTCAACGGCTGGCTGCTGATTTTGTGGTATCAGTACAACCGCCGCCGCGCCCACGTGAGGCGGCGTCAGCCGGGCTATTTTCACCAGGAGGAGCTGGCCCGCAGCTTTAATGTTTCACCGCAGATCATCTCCGAGATGAGCCAGTACAACCTGCTGACGGTGTACCACGACCAGATTGGCCGGATTATTGATTTGAAGGTAAGCGAACAACAGGAAGAGGAAGAACAGTAA
- the gss gene encoding bifunctional glutathionylspermidine amidase/synthase gives MRKGKLSSDAPFGTLLGYAPGGVAIYSSNYGSLDPRKYPEDADFRSYIGNEYMGHKWQCVEFARRFLFLNYGFVFTDVGMAWEIFSLRFLRQVVNDNILPLQAFANGSKRAPQAGALLIWQKGGEFHETGHVAVITQLLGDKVRIAEQNVIHSPLPLGQQWTRELRLSVEDGRYTLHDTFNDTEILGWMIQTDDTEHSIPQPEIDGELLKISGARLKNKRQFDGKWLNEDDALQQAYVRANGHVINKDPCQYFTITESAEQELIKATNELHLMYLHATDKVLKDDNLLALFDIPKILWPRLRLSWQWRRHHMITGRMDFCMDERGIKVYEYNADSASCHTEGGLILEEWVKNGYRGNGHNPAEGLLEELTGAWKHSHARPFVHIMQDNDVEEDYHALFIQRSLMQAGFETKILHGLEALSWDAAGQLIDEEGRPVNCVWKTWAWETAIEQIREVSETEYAAVPIRTGHPEGEVRLIDVLLRPEVLVFEPLWTVIPGNKAILPVLWQLFPNHRYLLDTDFEVNELLKQTGYAAKPIAGRCGSNIDLISAQDELLDKSSGKFVDRKNIYQQLWCLPKVDGKYIQVCTFTVGGNYGGTCLRGDDSLVVKKESDIEPLIVVKDK, from the coding sequence ATGCGTAAAGGAAAGTTAAGCAGTGACGCTCCATTTGGGACGTTGTTAGGCTATGCGCCGGGTGGCGTGGCGATTTACTCTTCAAACTACGGCAGCCTCGATCCGCGGAAATACCCGGAAGACGCGGATTTTCGAAGCTATATCGGCAACGAATACATGGGCCACAAGTGGCAGTGCGTTGAGTTTGCCCGCCGTTTCCTGTTTCTCAACTACGGTTTTGTCTTTACCGACGTCGGCATGGCGTGGGAGATCTTCTCCCTGCGCTTTTTGCGTCAGGTGGTGAACGATAACATTCTGCCGCTGCAGGCCTTTGCCAATGGTTCAAAACGCGCCCCGCAGGCCGGGGCGTTGCTGATTTGGCAAAAGGGCGGTGAGTTTCACGAGACTGGCCACGTTGCCGTCATCACCCAGCTGTTGGGCGACAAGGTGCGCATCGCGGAGCAGAACGTCATCCACTCCCCGCTCCCGCTGGGGCAGCAGTGGACGCGCGAGCTGCGCCTGAGCGTTGAGGACGGCCGCTACACCCTCCATGACACCTTTAACGATACCGAAATTCTTGGCTGGATGATCCAGACAGACGACACCGAGCACAGCATTCCCCAGCCGGAAATCGACGGTGAGCTGCTGAAAATAAGCGGTGCGCGGCTCAAAAACAAGCGTCAGTTCGACGGCAAATGGCTCAACGAAGACGACGCCCTGCAGCAGGCGTACGTTCGGGCGAACGGTCACGTGATCAATAAAGATCCCTGCCAGTATTTCACCATCACCGAAAGCGCCGAGCAGGAGCTGATCAAGGCGACCAACGAACTGCATCTGATGTACCTGCACGCGACGGACAAAGTGCTTAAGGACGATAACTTACTGGCACTTTTCGACATCCCGAAAATTCTCTGGCCGCGCCTGCGTCTCTCCTGGCAGTGGCGTCGCCACCATATGATCACCGGTCGTATGGATTTCTGCATGGACGAGCGCGGCATCAAGGTGTACGAGTACAACGCCGATTCCGCGTCCTGCCATACCGAGGGCGGGTTAATTCTGGAAGAGTGGGTGAAAAACGGCTATCGCGGTAACGGCCATAACCCGGCGGAAGGGCTGCTGGAAGAACTTACCGGCGCCTGGAAGCACAGCCACGCGCGTCCGTTTGTCCACATCATGCAGGACAACGACGTCGAAGAGGATTACCACGCGCTCTTTATACAGCGTTCGCTGATGCAGGCAGGGTTTGAAACCAAAATTCTGCACGGGCTTGAGGCGCTAAGCTGGGATGCCGCCGGGCAACTCATCGACGAGGAAGGCCGCCCCGTCAACTGCGTGTGGAAAACCTGGGCGTGGGAGACGGCGATTGAGCAGATCCGCGAGGTGAGCGAAACCGAATATGCCGCGGTGCCGATCCGCACCGGGCATCCGGAAGGAGAGGTGCGCCTGATAGACGTCCTGCTGCGCCCGGAAGTGCTGGTCTTCGAGCCGCTGTGGACGGTGATCCCCGGCAACAAGGCCATCCTGCCGGTGCTGTGGCAGCTGTTCCCGAACCATCGCTACCTGCTGGATACCGATTTTGAGGTCAACGAGCTGCTGAAACAGACCGGCTATGCCGCTAAACCCATTGCCGGGCGCTGCGGCAGCAATATCGATCTCATCAGCGCCCAGGACGAACTGCTGGATAAATCCAGCGGCAAGTTTGTTGACCGTAAAAACATCTACCAGCAGCTGTGGTGCCTGCCGAAGGTCGACGGCAAGTACATTCAGGTTTGTACCTTTACCGTGGGCGGCAACTATGGCGGAACCTGCCTGCGCGGGGATGACTCGCTGGTGGTGAAGAAAGAGAGCGATATTGAGCCGCTGATTGTGGTTAAAGATAAGTAG